In the Pongo abelii isolate AG06213 chromosome 18, NHGRI_mPonAbe1-v2.0_pri, whole genome shotgun sequence genome, GGGCGCAGGGGTGGTGCCTGTGCCAATGGGCAGAGCCCACGCTCACACAGTGTTGGGGCACAGGGGTGGTGCCCATGCCAACAGACAGAGCCCACGCTCACACACAAGTCGGGGCACAGGGGTGGTGCCCGTGCCAACAcaaggttgtctgtttattcactcaacaaacgcTCACTGAGAAGCTACTCTGAGCTGGCCCTGGGTGGGCAGAAggggacagacagacacagatcTGCCTTCCTGGCGCTGCCACTCCCCCGGGCAAGTGGACATTGAACAGGACGACAATCCTAACAGGTCCGCGCACCCGGGCACccccggatgtggtggtgcacgctcaCCATGGCACCAAGGTCCAGGCAGGGGTAGCGGGTGTGCTCCAGCCCCAGCTGGCGCAGGCTGACGGGGCCCAGGGTGGTGGGCAGCTCAGGGTGCAGGTCCATGGCCCACACGTAGCGTAGACAGCACAGCGTCATCCCGTACAGCAGGATGCAGGGCGAGCACAGCATGGCCAGTTGGTGGCGGCTGCGCACCATCCAGATGAGGCAGGCCCAGAGCAGCAGCACGAAGGTCAGCCAGCTGTGGTAGGTGATGCTCCACACCTGCGCGGCAGAGAGGGCTGCATAGCTGCCCAGCGCACCCCAccgaggcgatgccccacccctGCGCGGCAGAGGGGGCTGCCCAGCCACCCTCCCCTGCCAcatcccaccccaacccccacagCCGCCTACCATCATGGCGATGAGCGCGCACACATAGCTCTGGTCCATGATGAGGTGGCCCAGGCTGTGGAGCGGGGACGCCTCCCTGGGCTCAGCCTGCTTGGGCCGCACTGCAGGTGGGGACAGAGGTCAGCTCCGGCAGGGTGATTTCCAGGCCCCCCCACCCTGACTATGCGCTAAAATCTGGGCCCTGGGCAAGCACAGCAGGAGGGACGGGCCCCCGGTGGCCATGGTGGGCTATGGGCAGAACACATGGGCTCCAGCGGTTGGGCTGACACCGTCCCAGAGCGTCAGGGATCGCCCTGCCAGCACCTGCcgttctctgggcctcagtttccttgaaaGGGTGGGGCGCACAAGGTGGCCCTGACCACCTTTGCAGCTCTGCGCACCTGAAGACTCTTAGGACCCCCACCCCAGGGCCCTGGCTTCATTTGCTTCATTCAGAAACACATTGCAAAATGGAAAATCAAGGGTTAGGGTGAAGAAAGAAAGTAGCCAGAAAGAGCCCCCAGGCCCTCCCAAGGCGACATGGCCAACACAGAGTTCCCAGgccagcccctgccctggagGAGCAGCCTCCTGGGGCCACTGGGCCACCTGGAGCAGCTCCCAGAGCTAACAGCCCAAGACAGCATAGCCACGTTCTCTGGGGAGGGGTTGGGGGACCTGGAGGCCCCCCATGGGGTCTTGGGGATCAACGACGCGGCCACTCAGCTGCCCTGGGGGTCTCGGGGGTCGGTCAGTGACATGGCCACTCGGCTGCCCCGGGGGTCTCGGGGGTCAGTGACACCGACCCGTGGATGTCCTGGGCGCCCGAGGGGGCGGCAGGCAGAGGTGCGGCGCGAGCATGCGAGAGCGCCAGGCGGCCACCAGGGGGCAGCACCGGCATCTCCCCCCAACCCAGCCGTACCTTGGAGAGTGCGGTACTTACCAGGCCGCTGCCGGAGGGAGCTCTGGCCAGTCAGCTCGTGCACGATGCAGTTATCAGCCTCGGTGTCGGGTGCTGTGGGCACCACGTGCTGTGGGCAAGCAGCGGTGAGCCATGCAGGGGCTGGCCCAGCGCCCCCCACGCTGGCGCCTCCACCTGCCTGGCTGCTCACCTGGTCAGCCTCCCGATCCTGGGGCCACTGGTCCAGCTCTGCTAGCTCCAGCTCCCGAGCCTCGTCCCCCTTTGCCGCCTCCTTCCTCTGCAGAGACCAGCGTCTTGAGCCCAGACCAGCTCCACACCCCACCCAGAGGCAGGAGGTCCTGAGACCAGCCCCATGGCCTGGCCTCAGCCCACCCCCCATGGGTGGCAGGTGCTCACCTGGCCGGAGGGGCGGTACGCACGGAGCTTGCGCAGAGAGGCCGTGGCGTAGCACAGCAGCAGCAGGACACCGGGGCTGGCATACACAGGCCagtccaggctggtgttgaggaCCAGCGCGTGGGGGCTGGAGCAGTTGGTGGGACCCACGAAGTCCTTGAGACCCAGCACCCTGTCCAGAGAAGACCCGTCACGGCCCACCACCCCGGAGGCAGTGGGGCCACAGGGGCTAGACGGGCCAGGTGGGCAGGACCGTTGTAGGAGGAAAAAGGGGCTGTGTGGCAAGCCGTTACCTAGCCCAGATGCCGGCAGGCGGGAGCAGAGCCTGTGCCAAGGGCGTCTGGTAGCAGTAGAGGCAGATGAGATGGCCGGCGCCGAAGCACCCCACCGCGACGCAGAGTCTGCTGAAGCCCCGAGTGCTGATGGGAAAGTGGCAGGCCCACCAGGTGCAGATGGCCAGGAACACCAGCAGGTAGACACTGGAGAGGGCCGAGGGGTGGGCGATGCCtgcggggcagggcaggggcacaCAGGGTTGTACCTGGCCTGTGCCGTGTGTCCCGCTGTCTCCACAGTCATCAGGGAACTCCAAGACCCCTCCCAGTGTGACTGCCAGTGCCCCCTGCCTCGGTGCGTACCTGCCAGTGCAAGCAGTGTTACGACCAGGACCCGCCCAGCTGCCACCAGCAGCCAATGGGCTGTGACTCGGAAACGAGCGGCCAGCCGTGACCTCCGTGTAGGGGCCAGCGTTGCTGCTTCCTGCAGCCCTGCCGGGGGGCTGGCATCCACATCCCTCTCGTCGTCATCCTGCCAAGGTCACGGGCAGGGGCAAGGTCAGGTGTATCGCACTGAGGCCACCTCTCCAGCCCACACCTGCCCAGTCAGGAGTGGGAGGTGGCCACATCCACAGCTGCTCCTCTGAGGCCCACAAGACAGCCTCCCTGAGCACAAGCCCCAGCCATCCCTGAGGTCTGCCTGACACCTTCCTACTTCCTCACTCAAGCTCACAGGCCCTGCAGGCCTTCCTGGTAGCAGCTCCCACCCTGGCCGAAGACCCAGGGTCTGTCCTGCCAAGCCCAGGCACGTGATGACCTTTCCAGGTATAGACAGATCGCAGCCTGTCCCTATAGCACCTCATCTCCCCGAACCACGCACCCAGGGAGCAGCGGGGCCCTGTCTATACCCCCGGGGGGTCTCTAGAGACCAAGGGGGCCTGAGGgacatggccaggctgcagggTCTCCTGTGTACCCCTGCCAGCCTTCTGGGTGGCTGTGCTTGGAAGATAGGGGTGGTACTCTTGCCCTCCTCGAGCCTCTGGGGGGACAGAGGTAGCCAGCTGCCTAGAAGAAGTGACAGGccggcctggggttgggggagagagacCTGCCAGGCCTGTTTTCCCTGGACCTGACTAAAGATTTCCCAGAACTGAGCCATTTCCCAAACACCGGGGAAAGCCAGGGTGTGGTGGAAAGAACACGGCTGTCGTCAGATGCCCTGGCTCTGGCCTGGCTGCCAGCAGCCCAGTGTCCCCATCTGTGACTCGGGGGCTCTCCTGGTGGCTGAGGCGCAGGTGCCCGGGCTGAGAGCGCAGGCTGTGGGGATGGACGATAGGCCCCATCCCAGCTCTGACAGTCTCCGCGCTGTGCAGGCCGAGGCAACTCACAGCCTCTCGGAGCCTATTCCCCTTCTGTCACACGGGATGGGGGCTTGATGGGACAGATGAGCCAGACCAGTCCTGTCCTCACAGGCCTCCAGGgctgcaggggctgctgggaggcTCCGAGGCCAGGGTAACAGGGAGATCAGGGCAGGAGAGGCCCGGGCCCTGAGCCCACCCCTCTCAGAGACCACACAGCAGCTGGGGGCGAGGCTGGATCAGAACTCAGGGCGCCATCGCTCACCCCGCCcacagcctggccctggccctgggaaATCTGAGCAGAGCCGTGAAAAATGAGCGTTTCTGGGAGTGGAAAGAACAGAGGCAGCTGCTGTGGGAGAACAGGTGTGAGGCCACCGAGGGGCAGGCCCAGCCCTGACTTGGGGTGTGAGGCCACTGAGGGGCAGGCCCGGCCCTGACTTGGGCCCCATCTGCAGCCACAGTGCAGACGCCTCTCACCTCCTCCAGTGGCCAGCGCCCCTCGGGCTGGCTGGCACACTCCACTGCATGCCTGCACACACGTGTGTGTTGCCCTTATGTGGGAGTGAGGGTCGCCCGGGGGCCCTGCCAGGCCGGGTCATGGGGCTTCCAGATCCGGGTTTCGGAACGGTATCCTGCAGGTGCCTGGTGCCCCCACCTCACTCTGAAGTCTGTCCACGCTGGCCGCCCAGGGCGCAGCTGCATTCAGGCTCCCATCACACCAAGACGAAGATGACCAGAGTCCAGCCACCCAGCCCCTTCCCAGCAGCCAAACTCCAGGAAGCTCGTGCCCCATGATGGAGGGGCTGACGAGGGAGTGGCGGGTCTCTTGGAGGACAGGCAGCAGCACAGTCCTCACAAGGGCTGGACCCCATCAAATGGCCGGAAAAGCTACTTGACCTCCAGGTCCCCGTTCCCGCTTCTGAAATACGGGTGCCAGCCTTGCCCCATGGGGTGGGAACAGGACAGGCAGGAGGGCAGGCTGGCTCTGCAGGCTGAGCAGGTGTACTCGACCTACTGTGTGGCTTGGGGAGCCCCTTTCCCTCTCAGAACTCCTCTGGAAGTTGAGGCCCATGTGCGTGGCAAGCATCAGCTGTCTGACGAGCGGGcactgggagggtgaggtgggaggaggctggGTGCCCGGGGCAGGGAGTTCGTGGGCCAGGACACCCAGGTGGCCATAAATCCTGGTTGAGCCTGGGGATGGCAAGCATGGGCCCAGGCAGGGATGAGAGGGGTTGAGCAGTCAACGTCGGGTGTCGCAGGCCCCAGCTCACACCCTGCCCGTGGGAGGTGGCCGTAGCTCAGAGATTCCTGGGGCCAGACCTCCAAGTCTCATAGCAGCTAAAGTTCACTCTGCCTCCCACTCCGAGGACAGAGGCCCTGCTTCAGGCCCGTCGCTCCTGGGGCCCTGGGCCGACAGCCTGTTTGCCTGTAAGTGCATGGGGTCTGCTGGGGCCGCCCCTTCTCAGCCCGTCTGCAGTGGCTCTCCAGCCAGACCCACTGCCCAGCACTGTAGGTTTCCACCACTGTGTGGCCCCAAATAATCCCGTGAAGAGTTTCTAAGGACACAGATGCCATCTCGGGATGAGGAGGTTTCCGACTAGAAGCAGAGCCCGGGTAGAAACAGGTCTGAACAGATGGAACTGCAGGCTGGGCCCGGGGTGGGACTTGGGACTTTCTCCCCTCTTTAACACCAACTTACAACTAAAAAGTCTACAtctgttttaaaaagattaaaataaccCTCAAAATGGCTGAGACCACAGCTCTCGAATGACCTCCCTGACACGTGGGTGACGCAGCTGCCCTCACCAGCTCCCGTGGATGTGGGCTCTGCCGGGTGTTCCTCGCGAGGCGCCtgcagaggccgaggcagacagaggAGACCACCAGGATGCCCAGGTCAGGGGCCACCAGCCGGATGGTGTTGGGGATGTCCTTCAGGTCCAGCCTGCAGAGAGCAGGGAGCAGCTGCGGTAAGACCAGGAGGACAGGTGCGGGTGGGAGTGTGGATGGGTCTCCAGGTGCGGGTGAGAGCGTGGATGGGTCTCCAGGTGTGGGTGGGAGTGTGGATGGGTCTCCAGGTGTGGGTGGGAGTGTGAATGAGTCTCCAGGTCCCCCTCTGTCCCTCCTGGGTCCCCCTACTTCCTGGGGCCTGAAATCCCCAAGGAAGTCTTGCTGGTTGGGGGCGGGGGGAATGGTCTTACCTTGTGACCCCTATGTGTCGCGAGAGGGTCTCCCAGCGGCTGCCTGCAAAGAAAGACAGGGGAACCCAGGTCAGGCTCTGCCCAGCCAGCACCATGGCCTGGTCATCCCTGGAGCGTTTCACCTGGACCATCCGGGCCAGACATAAATCAGGCTGAGTCAACCCCCCCCAGGAGACTCAGGGTCACTGCAGGGCCCTCTCCCTGCCCCGCCCCCTCAGCGACTCACAGCTGGGTCCCAGGAGCTGGTCCAGGTGGGGCACAGTGTGCAGGCAGATCTGGAGGGTGAGATGGGCGACCAGGAAGAGCAGGCTGAGGCCCAGCAATGCCCGCAGGAGGCGGCCTGTGTGACCTGCAGCAGAGTGGGTGGATGAGGCTGGTCCTGGGGACAGGGAGGGGCTGCAGCCCAGGCCGCTCAGCCAGACAATAGCCCCCAGCCAGGCCAGAGCCCAGAGGCCTGAGACGCATGCCCGTCATGGACTCAGGACCCCATCAGGCAGGCCGGCCAGCCCCACTCCCCACGCCTCCCCAGGGTCACTCTTGTGACAAGGAGCCAGGCACCCTCCTGGGGGTGGCAGCAGGATGGGCCTGGGGCCCACAGGCAGGAAAAGGCCTTCCAGGCTCAGAGGAAACCACCTGGGGTTTGCTCACTCATCCAGCAAATACCTGTCACCGTTCAGTTGTGGAAGCAGAGGAAATAAACACAAGGAGAGGCGAGAAGCTCCACCTCACCCCAGTGGGGGCTGCAGTTGGCTGGAGACCAGGGCATGGGGAGTGCCCCTGAGCAGCCGTGGCTGGGGTGGGAGCAGGGCCATGATGGGTCTGGAGAAAAGTGGGGCAGGCAGCCGCCTCCCTGGGACTGAGGGGCTGCAAGGAGAAGTCGCACCCCTATGCACGGTACCCAGTCCCCATGGCCACCCTGGCATTTcaggcacctgctgtgtgccaggtcaGGCCCCAGACTGGCatcctctctctctgtgtgtaccTGCACCTGGCAGGAAGCAGCAGCGCCATCTGGTTGCCCAGCAGCCTTGTCCTGCTCCCAGCTGCCTGTGGCCCCACCAGACTCAGCCCCCCAGCAGGGAGGCCTTCGGctgcagggcaggggctgggcgGACGAAGCCTGTGGCTGGGGGCACTCAGGAGCCCTGGCTTCGCCTCTGCTCTCGGCACGCATGTGGACAGCTCACCCTCCAGCAGGGATCCGGACCAAAGTCCTTGGCCCACCAGGTTCTGAGTCCTGACAGGGCTGTTGACAGCTTCCCTCTCCACCCTGGCACCTTCTGGCAGGAGCCTCCGGGCCCTCACCCTGGGGCAGCGACTCCTGCACCACCAGCCACGCCCAGCCACAAGAAAGTGC is a window encoding:
- the LOC100455590 gene encoding uncharacterized protein LOC100455590; its protein translation is MGLGPTGRKRPSRLRGNHLGFAHSSSKYLSPFSCGSRGNKHKERREAPPHPSGGCSWLETRAWGVPLSSRGWGGSRAMMGLEKSGAGSRLPGTEGLQGEVAPLCTVPSPHGHPGISGTCCVPGQAPDWHPLSLCVPAPGRKQQRHLVAQQPCPAPSCLWPHQTQPPSREAFGCRAGAGRTKPVAGGTQEPWLRLCSRHACGQLTLQQGSGPKSLAHQVLSPDRAVDSFPLHPGTFWQEPPGPHPGAATPAPPATPSHKKVQNSSGPSHNFLELRDRQRLGLGPRW